One Methylocaldum marinum DNA window includes the following coding sequences:
- a CDS encoding TIGR04063 family PEP-CTERM/XrtA system glycosyltransferase yields MRILHILDHSIPLHSGYTFRTRAILEQQRALGFETFHITSAKHKASDVLVEEVDGLRFFRTPQPTGWYADLPLFRQFAVVDGLAKRLGEVVEEIRPDILHAHSPALNGLAALRVAQWYSLPVVYECRAFWEDAAVDHGTSREGGLRYRATRALETYVFRRAGAVTTICEGLRREIIGRGISPEKVTVIPNAVDLSRFQYDCSPDESLRQELGLEGKIVLGFIGSFYAYEGLPLLLSALPRILETKPDVRVLLVGGGPQESIVKRTAEQLGVRQQVIFVGRVSHDKVQRYYDQVDIFVYPRYSMRLTELVTPLKPLEAMAQGRLVLASDVGGHRELIRDNETGWLFRSGDIDDLAQKVLSILDRPESWQPLRETARHFVENERQWKQSVAAYQQVYGQALKAH; encoded by the coding sequence ATGCGTATTCTTCACATTTTGGACCACTCCATACCTTTACACAGCGGCTACACCTTTCGTACGCGCGCGATCCTCGAGCAGCAACGTGCTTTAGGTTTCGAGACCTTTCACATCACCTCCGCCAAACACAAGGCTTCGGACGTGCTTGTCGAGGAGGTCGACGGCCTCCGGTTTTTCCGTACGCCGCAACCCACCGGTTGGTATGCCGATTTGCCGCTGTTCAGGCAATTTGCGGTGGTCGACGGTCTCGCCAAACGTTTGGGCGAGGTCGTCGAAGAGATTCGGCCCGATATTCTCCATGCCCATTCGCCGGCTTTGAACGGACTTGCCGCGCTGCGCGTCGCCCAATGGTATTCGTTACCGGTAGTATACGAGTGCCGGGCGTTCTGGGAGGATGCTGCGGTCGACCACGGGACGAGCCGTGAAGGGGGGCTTCGATATCGGGCCACGAGAGCCCTGGAGACCTATGTGTTCAGGCGCGCCGGGGCCGTAACGACGATTTGCGAAGGCTTGAGGCGCGAGATCATCGGGCGCGGCATTTCGCCCGAAAAGGTAACCGTCATTCCCAATGCGGTCGATCTGTCCCGCTTTCAATATGATTGTTCTCCCGACGAATCCTTGCGCCAGGAACTGGGGCTGGAGGGCAAAATCGTTCTGGGCTTTATCGGTTCTTTCTATGCCTACGAAGGCTTGCCGCTACTGTTAAGCGCACTGCCGCGCATACTCGAGACCAAGCCGGACGTTCGCGTGTTGCTCGTCGGCGGCGGACCACAGGAGTCGATCGTCAAACGGACTGCCGAACAGCTCGGAGTCCGGCAGCAGGTGATTTTCGTCGGCCGTGTTTCTCACGACAAGGTGCAACGCTACTACGATCAGGTCGATATTTTCGTCTACCCGAGATATTCGATGCGTTTGACCGAACTGGTCACGCCGCTCAAACCGCTCGAAGCCATGGCACAAGGTCGTTTGGTTCTGGCTTCCGACGTCGGCGGTCACCGGGAATTGATCCGAGACAACGAGACCGGGTGGTTGTTCAGGTCCGGGGACATCGACGATTTGGCGCAGAAGGTGTTATCGATTCTCGATCGTCCGGAAAGTTGGCAGCCACTTAGGGAGACGGCTCGGCATTTTGTCGAAAACGAGCGGCAATGGAAACAAAGCGTTGCTGCTTATCAGCAGGTATATGGACAAGCGTTAAAAGCTCATTAA
- a CDS encoding glycosyltransferase family 4 protein yields the protein MDQTHLRIAMIGPLPPPAGGMAGQTAQLARLLRQEGIVVEEVAVNAPYYPAWIGRVRGVRALFRLVSYVIRLCRTASRVDLFHVMANSGWSWHLFAAPALWIGGWYGKPVVVNYRGGQAEEFFKRSFNWVRPGLAKAAKIIVPSEFLQRVFGEFGVSCEIVPNIVDRSRFYPGTPSVDENRNRSVHVVVARHLERLYDNATAIEAFAQIREHYPAARMTVAGTGPERANLEQLVRKLELGDAVGFSGNLGRDEIADLLRTADLMLNPSLADNMPNSLLEAMACGVPIVTTDVGGIPLIVKSEETALLVKPGRARDMAEAALQVLDDQRLRLKLIRNGLRDADGYSWPRIRECWLSTYRQLCKPLGLAGQ from the coding sequence ATGGACCAAACGCACCTTCGTATTGCCATGATCGGGCCATTGCCGCCCCCGGCCGGCGGGATGGCGGGCCAAACCGCACAACTGGCTCGGCTGCTGCGGCAGGAGGGCATCGTGGTCGAGGAGGTCGCGGTCAATGCGCCTTACTATCCCGCCTGGATAGGGCGAGTCCGTGGCGTGCGGGCACTTTTCCGCTTAGTCTCCTACGTCATTCGTCTTTGCCGCACGGCATCCAGGGTGGATCTTTTTCACGTCATGGCCAATTCGGGCTGGTCGTGGCATTTGTTCGCCGCTCCGGCGCTATGGATAGGCGGCTGGTACGGCAAGCCGGTCGTCGTCAATTATCGAGGCGGGCAGGCTGAGGAATTCTTCAAACGATCTTTCAACTGGGTACGTCCCGGCCTGGCAAAAGCGGCGAAAATCATCGTCCCTTCCGAGTTTCTTCAGCGTGTTTTCGGCGAATTCGGCGTCTCTTGCGAAATTGTCCCGAACATCGTCGACCGTAGCCGATTTTATCCCGGAACGCCGTCCGTAGATGAAAACCGGAATCGGTCGGTTCACGTTGTCGTGGCCCGCCACTTGGAACGGCTTTACGACAACGCGACGGCAATCGAGGCATTTGCCCAAATTCGGGAACACTATCCTGCCGCTCGAATGACGGTGGCCGGAACCGGTCCGGAGCGTGCCAACCTGGAGCAACTCGTGCGAAAGTTGGAGCTTGGAGATGCTGTCGGGTTCAGCGGAAATCTCGGCAGGGACGAAATCGCCGATCTTCTTCGAACAGCCGATTTGATGTTGAATCCGAGCCTCGCGGACAATATGCCGAATTCACTCCTCGAGGCCATGGCCTGCGGTGTTCCCATCGTCACCACCGATGTCGGCGGAATTCCGCTGATCGTGAAAAGCGAGGAAACGGCGCTGCTCGTGAAACCGGGACGAGCGAGAGACATGGCCGAAGCGGCGCTGCAGGTTTTGGATGATCAGCGACTTCGCTTGAAGCTCATCCGGAACGGGCTCAGGGATGCCGATGGATACAGTTGGCCTCGGATTCGTGAGTGCTGGCTAAGCACCTACCGGCAGCTTTGCAAGCCGTTGGGACTTGCCGGCCAATGA
- a CDS encoding putative O-glycosylation ligase, exosortase A system-associated — protein MPLRDIFVTVVVFGLLPRILLRPDIGILLWCWLSYMNPHKLSWEFAHDFPFAMITAIAILCGVLAWKEPKKIPWSPVTIVLVLFIAWMFVTTLFAMNPDPAWRQWDKVWKIQLMTFVVIMVMTTKWRINAMMWIIALSLGFYGFKGGIFTVLTGGAYAVYGPEGTFIYGNNEIGLALIMTVPLLRYLQLITPYAWLRHGLGLTIVLCLISIVGTQSRGALVGLAAMVLFLIAKSRKKGLLIVVMAIAIPSIVAFMPDTWHDRMSTIKTYEQDASAMGRINAWSMAFNLAKDRLLGGGYECFNIRLSFLLYAPNPRDRHDAHSIYFEILGEHGFVGLFLFLLVGFLAWRLASSIIREAKRSETTKWLADLCSMLQVSLIGYAVAGAFLGLAYFDLYYNLIAIIVLSKRLLSEQLEISGDSQEEANNRLDRETRSFVRRPVKAPVT, from the coding sequence ATGCCATTAAGAGATATTTTCGTCACCGTCGTCGTCTTTGGCCTATTGCCGAGGATTTTGCTACGGCCCGATATCGGCATACTGCTGTGGTGTTGGCTTTCCTACATGAATCCGCACAAACTTTCATGGGAATTCGCCCACGATTTTCCGTTTGCGATGATCACGGCCATCGCGATCCTGTGTGGAGTACTGGCGTGGAAGGAGCCTAAAAAAATCCCGTGGAGTCCGGTCACGATCGTGCTCGTGCTTTTTATCGCATGGATGTTTGTAACCACGCTGTTTGCCATGAACCCCGATCCGGCTTGGCGACAATGGGACAAGGTCTGGAAAATTCAATTGATGACCTTCGTCGTCATAATGGTGATGACGACGAAGTGGCGTATCAACGCCATGATGTGGATTATTGCGCTTTCGCTCGGTTTCTACGGATTCAAGGGCGGGATTTTTACTGTTCTGACCGGCGGTGCTTATGCGGTGTATGGTCCGGAAGGCACATTTATTTATGGAAACAACGAGATCGGCCTGGCACTGATCATGACCGTGCCCTTGCTGCGTTACTTGCAATTGATTACACCTTATGCGTGGTTAAGGCACGGGTTAGGACTGACGATCGTGCTTTGCCTGATTTCTATCGTGGGTACGCAATCCCGGGGAGCGCTCGTCGGTTTGGCGGCGATGGTGTTGTTTTTGATCGCCAAGAGCCGCAAGAAAGGCCTTCTAATTGTGGTCATGGCGATCGCGATTCCGTCGATCGTTGCATTCATGCCGGATACTTGGCACGACCGGATGTCCACAATCAAGACGTATGAGCAAGATGCGTCTGCAATGGGGCGGATCAATGCGTGGTCTATGGCCTTTAATCTCGCCAAGGATCGTTTATTGGGCGGAGGGTACGAATGTTTCAATATCAGATTATCGTTCTTGCTTTATGCGCCGAATCCGCGTGATCGGCATGACGCCCATAGCATTTACTTCGAAATTCTGGGCGAGCATGGTTTTGTCGGCCTATTTTTGTTTTTGCTGGTGGGGTTTCTGGCGTGGCGCCTTGCATCATCGATTATCCGCGAAGCCAAGAGATCCGAAACGACCAAATGGTTGGCCGACTTGTGCTCCATGCTTCAAGTCAGCTTGATCGGCTATGCGGTGGCTGGTGCATTTTTGGGTTTGGCTTATTTCGACCTTTACTACAATTTGATAGCCATTATCGTCTTGTCCAAGCGACTGCTCTCGGAACAACTTGAAATTTCCGGCGACAGTCAAGAAGAAGCCAATAATCGCTTGGACCGCGAAACGCGGTCGTTCGTGCGTCGTCCGGTCAAAGCTCCGGTCACATAG
- a CDS encoding glycosyltransferase family 4 protein: MKKTIGFMAASAGDWGGASRYLSVLLKRMNREMYRPVVLFQRKGPFLEELDKLGIEYVIWPEHEFENIGQYGISVLRSLKLLKQKKIDAIHMNYFGWRPAEVMAARMLGIPVIVHMHVVLQSPPPYLKYVHTLIANSAYTRDHSFPSMPACDKRVVYCSVELERYDRASDIRSELGLTPENVVVSFIGQIKKIKGIELFIQLADRLRHSGAWFLIAGKCRDPDYPEEQFLREIADKGNIKYLGYRGDIQNIYKTSDIVVVPSQWEEPFGLINIEAGACRKPVIATRVGGIPEVIKHGENGFLVEKDDLDSLAEYTGRLIDDKALGMKLGDNGRGRVETYFTDAPIRQLEGIYNELIGSR; this comes from the coding sequence ATGAAAAAGACGATCGGCTTTATGGCAGCCAGTGCTGGCGATTGGGGTGGTGCCAGCCGATACCTGTCGGTTCTCCTGAAAAGGATGAATCGCGAAATGTATAGACCGGTTGTGTTGTTTCAGAGAAAAGGTCCTTTTTTGGAGGAGCTCGATAAACTAGGGATTGAATACGTGATCTGGCCGGAACACGAATTCGAGAACATAGGACAGTATGGGATTTCCGTCTTAAGGTCGCTCAAACTTTTGAAACAAAAGAAAATCGATGCGATCCACATGAACTACTTCGGCTGGCGGCCGGCCGAGGTCATGGCGGCGCGGATGCTCGGCATACCTGTGATCGTGCATATGCATGTCGTTCTTCAGAGTCCGCCTCCCTATCTGAAATATGTTCATACGCTGATTGCCAACTCCGCCTACACCAGGGACCACTCATTTCCATCGATGCCCGCTTGCGACAAGCGGGTCGTATATTGTTCGGTCGAACTCGAACGCTACGACCGCGCGAGCGATATCCGCTCGGAACTCGGTTTAACACCGGAAAATGTTGTTGTCAGCTTCATCGGCCAGATTAAAAAAATAAAGGGAATCGAGCTGTTTATTCAGCTGGCGGATCGGCTCAGGCATAGCGGCGCATGGTTTTTGATAGCGGGGAAATGTCGTGATCCGGACTACCCGGAAGAGCAATTTCTTAGAGAGATTGCCGATAAGGGAAACATCAAATATTTAGGTTATCGGGGCGATATTCAGAATATTTACAAGACGTCCGATATCGTCGTTGTTCCGTCACAATGGGAGGAACCTTTCGGCCTGATCAACATTGAGGCCGGAGCCTGTCGAAAGCCCGTCATCGCTACGCGTGTGGGGGGCATCCCGGAAGTGATAAAGCACGGAGAAAACGGCTTTCTGGTGGAGAAGGATGATCTGGATAGCTTAGCCGAGTATACGGGACGGCTGATCGATGACAAGGCGCTTGGCATGAAGCTCGGGGACAACGGAAGAGGTAGGGTCGAAACGTATTTTACCGATGCGCCGATCAGGCAATTGGAGGGGATTTACAACGAGCTTATTGGTTCGCGGTAG
- a CDS encoding sulfatase family protein — protein sequence MSPSAAFVHALLNGALASLIVAAAVALLLTVISLMHLDRTGPQIRDEVLAHFRGYFVYSLGRLAFWVWLIAFYLGLSGHLLYLAGCIVIGTAPGIVGSFVAVSAGIGVITGARFLRLLWFSPATLIASFNYSYRKLARLWRILNTSRIRLLRLVLITVAASLLGEADWLLLVDGRTGDALVLTSLSALWAAIAIIAISFPEPAPAACRQSHGRPNILMIGSDTLRADRLGLFGHSRNLTPFIDSLAQRGTWFSSCYVPCARTAPSLTSLLTGCWPHTHGVRDNFVSDEETRLTVPCLPELLRQAGYRTAAVADWCGADLGKFPYGFDVAEVPEDQWNLKFLLRQGPKELRLFLSLFCHNRFGKRFLPEIYYLAGVPLNHQVGRDARKMLNRLAQDDRPFFLNVFIAATHPPFGCEYPYYTLYSNPAYEGDSKFVMARLTDPWDVISRQADPKEAFHLDQIIDLYDGCVRAFDREVENIVGHLSACGLLENTIIVIYSDHGFEFFEHETWGQGNSAIGDESARVPLVMVGPGIAERRHVDQIVRTVDIAPTLLELTGEKVHPEMEGQSLVPCLNAEEHPKDLGLAAFNETGIWLTRVPGMPDNHLAYPNLMELLEVPDKSTGTLGIRSEYRRIIIRAKDRMIRDGRWKLTFRPLDTGPLYELYDMETDPECRRNVLALYPDIASRLKSRMEDWLNADRQMNGQKAATMALEAYASSDDLKGLAQK from the coding sequence ATGAGTCCATCTGCCGCCTTCGTCCATGCTCTGCTAAACGGCGCTCTTGCAAGCCTCATCGTGGCCGCGGCAGTTGCTCTGCTACTGACGGTAATTTCCCTGATGCATCTGGACCGAACCGGCCCCCAAATTCGGGACGAGGTTCTGGCCCATTTTCGAGGATATTTCGTCTATAGTCTCGGACGCCTCGCCTTTTGGGTCTGGCTTATCGCCTTTTACTTGGGGCTTTCGGGACATCTGCTTTATCTCGCCGGCTGTATTGTCATCGGAACGGCACCCGGAATCGTCGGAAGCTTTGTCGCAGTGAGCGCCGGCATTGGCGTAATCACGGGGGCCCGCTTTCTGCGTCTCTTGTGGTTTTCGCCGGCCACCTTGATTGCCTCATTCAACTACAGCTACCGCAAGCTGGCTCGCCTGTGGCGCATCCTCAATACCTCGCGGATACGCCTACTCCGCTTGGTCCTTATTACCGTCGCGGCGTCGTTACTCGGCGAAGCCGATTGGCTGCTGCTGGTCGACGGACGAACCGGCGATGCGCTCGTGCTCACCTCGCTCAGCGCACTATGGGCGGCGATCGCCATAATAGCCATCTCGTTCCCCGAACCCGCACCGGCGGCATGCCGCCAGTCTCACGGCCGTCCGAACATTCTGATGATCGGATCGGATACGCTACGTGCGGACCGCTTGGGGCTTTTCGGCCATTCCCGGAATCTGACCCCTTTCATCGATAGCCTTGCCCAGCGGGGAACCTGGTTCTCGTCATGCTATGTTCCCTGCGCGCGTACCGCTCCGAGTCTTACCTCGCTATTGACGGGCTGTTGGCCGCACACGCACGGGGTTCGGGATAACTTCGTTTCGGATGAGGAAACGCGGCTTACCGTACCCTGTCTACCGGAACTTCTCAGGCAGGCCGGGTACCGAACCGCTGCAGTCGCCGATTGGTGCGGGGCAGACCTCGGAAAATTCCCCTATGGCTTCGATGTGGCCGAAGTACCTGAAGATCAGTGGAATCTCAAATTCCTGCTCCGCCAGGGGCCGAAAGAATTACGCTTGTTTCTATCACTCTTTTGCCATAATCGCTTCGGCAAACGTTTTTTACCCGAAATTTACTACCTGGCTGGCGTCCCTTTGAATCATCAGGTGGGACGGGATGCGCGCAAGATGTTGAATCGGCTTGCGCAAGATGACCGGCCGTTTTTCCTGAATGTATTCATCGCCGCTACCCACCCTCCCTTCGGCTGCGAATATCCTTACTACACGCTTTACTCGAACCCCGCCTACGAAGGCGATTCCAAGTTCGTGATGGCTAGACTTACAGATCCTTGGGACGTCATAAGCCGCCAAGCTGATCCCAAGGAAGCCTTTCATTTGGACCAGATTATTGACCTATACGACGGTTGTGTCCGAGCATTCGATCGCGAGGTGGAAAATATTGTCGGTCATCTAAGCGCCTGCGGATTACTCGAAAACACCATAATCGTCATTTACAGCGACCACGGTTTCGAGTTTTTCGAGCATGAAACTTGGGGCCAGGGGAATTCGGCCATCGGTGATGAAAGCGCCCGGGTGCCCCTGGTCATGGTCGGTCCGGGCATAGCGGAACGCCGGCATGTTGACCAGATCGTTCGAACCGTCGACATCGCGCCGACTCTGCTCGAATTGACGGGAGAAAAGGTTCATCCGGAGATGGAAGGCCAATCGCTGGTGCCTTGTCTGAACGCCGAGGAACATCCGAAAGACCTAGGCCTTGCCGCGTTCAATGAAACCGGGATTTGGTTGACCCGGGTTCCCGGCATGCCGGATAACCATCTTGCTTATCCCAACTTGATGGAACTGCTCGAAGTGCCGGATAAGAGCACCGGCACTCTTGGAATTCGTTCCGAATACCGGCGTATCATCATACGGGCAAAGGACCGCATGATCCGCGACGGACGCTGGAAGCTCACTTTCCGACCCTTGGATACGGGCCCGTTATACGAGCTTTACGATATGGAAACCGATCCCGAATGTCGGCGGAATGTGTTGGCTCTTTATCCGGACATCGCTTCACGGCTCAAGTCTCGCATGGAGGACTGGCTCAATGCCGACCGTCAAATGAACGGTCAAAAAGCAGCCACGATGGCATTAGAGGCTTACGCGTCTTCGGACGATCTGAAGGGACTTGCCCAAAAATAG
- a CDS encoding asparagine synthetase B family protein, translating into MSGICGWINNRLPPQDMEETLEKMSRQLCINPTHNSKKTVHAAGGFAALGLPTQIGSYTNGSIVTVFHGRPRWTLPDLARAAERHDHAYALCEAYAKHGAGLLQHLHGSFSLAIVDIEKRNALLAIDRMGISPLYYSSRNGQLIFGSDARSVTVHPDALSQVDNQAIFDYLYFHMVPSPRSVFAGQEKLLPGQCVMLKDRNVEATFYWKPVFSENKTPVGQLATAFREKLTAAVSSSLDGSKTGAFLSGGTDSSTVSGLFRKIAGEPVDTYSIGFQADGFDETEFARIAAKHFSLRAHEYYMTPQDVAEAIPQIARAYDEPFGNASAVAAFFCAKQARADGIETLLAGDGGDELFGGNVRYAKQKVFEFYHLVPGALRRSMIEPAVFGFPLGAKILPVAKAQSYIRQARIPLPGRLETYNFLNRFPLADIFAEEFLASVDIEAPSMNSDEVYRRAEAATSVNRMLFMDWKLTLADNDLRKVNRMCELAGVEARYPMLDDDLVAFSTEVPSCLKVKGLKLRYLFKEALKDFLPQEIIKKSKHGFGLPFGIWMNEYKPLMEISHESLSRLSKRGYIKPAFIESLLAEYREFPSYYGVMIWVLVMLEQWLSAKNAQ; encoded by the coding sequence GTCTCCCTCCTCAGGACATGGAGGAGACACTCGAGAAGATGAGCCGGCAATTGTGCATCAATCCGACTCACAACTCCAAAAAAACCGTGCATGCCGCGGGTGGGTTCGCCGCATTAGGCCTGCCCACGCAAATCGGATCATACACGAACGGATCAATCGTTACGGTATTTCACGGGCGCCCCCGTTGGACGTTGCCCGATCTGGCCCGTGCCGCCGAGCGTCACGATCATGCCTATGCGCTCTGCGAGGCCTATGCTAAACACGGCGCTGGACTTTTACAGCATCTCCACGGTTCGTTCTCGCTGGCGATCGTCGACATCGAAAAGCGAAACGCCCTGCTGGCCATCGATCGCATGGGCATTTCCCCTTTGTACTACAGTTCTCGCAATGGACAATTGATCTTCGGATCGGACGCTCGCTCCGTTACCGTACATCCGGATGCGCTCAGCCAGGTCGACAATCAGGCCATTTTCGACTACCTGTACTTCCACATGGTACCGAGCCCTCGCAGCGTCTTCGCCGGGCAAGAGAAGTTGCTGCCCGGACAGTGCGTGATGCTCAAAGATCGGAACGTCGAAGCGACATTCTATTGGAAACCGGTATTTTCCGAAAATAAAACTCCCGTAGGGCAACTCGCGACGGCGTTTCGCGAGAAGCTGACTGCGGCGGTGTCGTCGTCGCTGGACGGATCGAAAACCGGCGCCTTTCTCAGCGGCGGAACGGACAGCTCCACGGTTTCCGGGCTTTTCCGCAAGATTGCCGGCGAACCCGTCGATACCTACAGCATCGGCTTCCAGGCCGATGGCTTCGATGAAACCGAATTCGCCCGTATCGCGGCAAAGCACTTTTCGCTTCGCGCCCACGAATATTACATGACACCTCAAGACGTTGCGGAAGCGATTCCCCAAATTGCCCGGGCCTACGACGAACCGTTCGGCAATGCTTCTGCGGTAGCCGCTTTTTTTTGCGCCAAACAGGCCAGGGCGGACGGCATCGAAACCTTGCTGGCGGGGGACGGCGGCGACGAATTGTTCGGCGGCAATGTGCGGTATGCAAAACAGAAGGTGTTCGAGTTTTATCACCTGGTGCCCGGCGCTCTTCGCCGCTCCATGATCGAGCCCGCGGTATTCGGTTTTCCGTTGGGCGCCAAAATTCTACCGGTGGCCAAGGCACAGAGCTATATTCGTCAGGCCCGGATTCCCTTGCCGGGCCGTTTGGAAACCTATAATTTCCTCAATCGCTTTCCATTGGCCGACATTTTTGCGGAAGAGTTTCTGGCCAGCGTCGACATAGAAGCCCCTTCGATGAACTCCGATGAGGTGTACCGGCGCGCCGAGGCCGCCACTTCGGTTAATCGAATGTTGTTTATGGATTGGAAGTTGACACTGGCCGATAATGACCTCCGCAAAGTCAACCGGATGTGCGAGTTAGCCGGTGTCGAAGCCCGTTATCCCATGCTTGACGACGATCTCGTGGCCTTCAGCACCGAAGTGCCTTCCTGTCTGAAAGTCAAGGGTCTCAAGCTTCGCTATCTTTTTAAGGAGGCTCTCAAGGATTTTCTGCCGCAAGAAATTATCAAGAAAAGCAAGCACGGCTTTGGCCTTCCATTCGGAATCTGGATGAATGAATACAAACCGTTGATGGAAATAAGTCACGAATCCTTATCCCGTCTTTCGAAACGCGGTTACATTAAACCGGCGTTCATCGAAAGCTTGTTGGCCGAATACCGAGAATTCCCCTCGTACTATGGCGTCATGATTTGGGTTTTGGTGATGTTGGAACAGTGGCTCTCGGCGAAAAATGCGCAGTAA